One window of Saccharopolyspora phatthalungensis genomic DNA carries:
- a CDS encoding HNH endonuclease signature motif containing protein produces MAPLTDTQDANVEMMSSRSSVVSCSDAELIARIQRCEQAMRMAMMEQLQVIAEADRRGLHAERGARSMQVWLRELLNIDHWDATTRVTVAHNVEDRASLYGETMPAELPQTAAALSEGAISLEHARVIVAGIHRLPEYARCHRVGEVEATLAGYARQMPPRELETIAERIRYLLDQDGAYQDEADQHDARELHYATARDGMTVIKARLDRETGAKFVALIEPLAAPCPEVDGEKDPRSVGQRNADGFAALLDLATDSDGVPRAGGQRPHLTIAIDFEDLKRGLGFLDEQGMPGTLNTGRAITAENARRIACDSEVLPMVLNGDGLPLEVGRARRTAPAHLRAALLQRDGVCSFPGCDRPPGTPDAHHLVSWIDGGPTELANMTMLCGHHHRTVHSQRWEIQMREGRPVFIPPSTVDIDRRPRPGGKALPAQHREHLRDLIPTQRDPAGESCRSRPEAAVS; encoded by the coding sequence ATGGCACCGTTGACGGACACCCAGGACGCGAACGTGGAGATGATGTCTTCACGGTCGTCTGTGGTGTCGTGCTCGGATGCCGAGCTCATCGCCCGCATTCAGCGCTGTGAGCAGGCCATGCGGATGGCGATGATGGAGCAGTTGCAGGTCATCGCCGAGGCGGACCGCCGAGGACTGCACGCCGAGCGTGGCGCGAGGTCGATGCAGGTGTGGTTGCGGGAACTGCTTAATATCGACCACTGGGACGCCACAACCCGGGTGACGGTCGCCCATAACGTTGAGGACCGGGCCTCGCTGTATGGCGAGACGATGCCCGCCGAGCTTCCCCAGACCGCCGCGGCCTTGTCGGAAGGGGCGATCAGTCTTGAGCATGCGCGGGTGATCGTGGCGGGCATTCACCGGCTGCCCGAGTACGCCCGTTGTCACCGGGTGGGGGAGGTCGAAGCGACCCTGGCCGGCTACGCCCGCCAGATGCCGCCGCGTGAACTGGAGACAATCGCCGAACGAATCAGGTATCTACTCGACCAGGACGGCGCCTACCAGGACGAAGCCGACCAGCACGACGCTCGGGAACTGCACTACGCGACCGCCCGGGACGGGATGACGGTCATCAAGGCCCGGCTGGACCGCGAGACCGGCGCGAAATTCGTTGCGCTCATCGAGCCGCTGGCCGCCCCGTGCCCGGAGGTCGACGGGGAGAAGGATCCTCGCAGTGTCGGGCAGCGCAATGCCGACGGCTTCGCCGCGTTGCTCGATCTTGCCACCGACTCCGACGGGGTGCCGCGTGCCGGTGGGCAGCGGCCGCACCTGACGATCGCCATCGACTTCGAAGATCTCAAGCGCGGGCTGGGTTTCCTCGATGAGCAGGGTATGCCCGGCACGCTGAACACCGGGCGTGCGATCACCGCCGAGAACGCGCGGCGCATCGCCTGCGACAGCGAAGTACTGCCCATGGTTCTCAACGGCGACGGACTGCCTCTGGAGGTCGGCCGGGCCAGGCGAACCGCACCCGCGCACCTGCGCGCCGCGCTGCTTCAGCGCGACGGTGTCTGTTCGTTTCCCGGCTGCGACCGGCCGCCGGGGACCCCCGACGCGCACCACCTCGTGAGCTGGATCGATGGTGGCCCCACCGAACTGGCCAACATGACAATGCTATGCGGCCACCACCACCGGACCGTGCACAGCCAGCGGTGGGAGATCCAGATGCGCGAGGGCAGACCCGTCTTCATCCCACCGTCCACCGTGGACATCGACCGAAGACCGCGACCAGGCGGCAAGGCGCTGCCTGCCCAGCACCGCGAACACCTCCGGGACCTCATCCCCACCCAGCGGGACCCGGCGGGCGAATCGTGCCGCTCGCGTCCCGAAGCGGCGGTCAGCTGA
- a CDS encoding LacI family DNA-binding transcriptional regulator — protein MVGIKDVARRAGVSIGTVSNVVNRPHVVSAATRMRVLAVIEELGYVRDESARQLRAGRSRIMALLVLDLGNPFFADLARGAEEAAQAEGLAVIVCESGQQPQREESHLAMLAEQRVRGVLLSPVDTSGDTLQSFRRSRTPYVFVDRKVPTDEASSVSVDDVAGGALAARHLLDTGHTTIAFVNGPAILDQCRDREAGVRSVLDGAGVELSVLESVALDVPSGRDAGARLLGMSPRPTAVFCANDLLAMGVLQTMVGAGVRVPEEMAIVGYDDIEFAGAAAVPLSSVRQPATRLGRTAAEILIAETSGGDERPERQQIVFQPELVVRASTRAR, from the coding sequence ATGGTCGGCATCAAGGATGTGGCCCGTCGGGCCGGAGTTTCCATCGGCACGGTGTCCAATGTGGTCAACCGGCCCCACGTGGTCTCGGCCGCGACCCGGATGCGGGTGCTGGCGGTGATCGAGGAACTGGGCTACGTCCGCGACGAATCCGCACGCCAACTGCGGGCCGGCCGCAGCCGGATCATGGCGTTGCTGGTGCTCGACCTGGGAAACCCGTTCTTCGCCGACCTCGCACGCGGCGCGGAGGAGGCGGCGCAGGCCGAAGGCCTCGCCGTCATCGTCTGCGAAAGTGGTCAGCAACCTCAACGGGAGGAGTCGCACCTGGCGATGCTGGCCGAGCAGCGGGTGCGCGGGGTGCTGCTGAGCCCGGTCGATACCTCCGGTGACACGCTGCAGAGCTTCCGCCGCAGCAGGACCCCGTACGTCTTCGTCGACCGCAAGGTGCCGACCGACGAGGCCAGTTCGGTGTCCGTCGACGACGTGGCCGGGGGCGCGTTGGCGGCCCGGCATCTCCTGGACACCGGGCACACCACGATCGCCTTTGTCAACGGGCCGGCGATCCTCGACCAGTGTCGCGACCGCGAGGCTGGGGTGCGATCCGTGCTCGACGGGGCGGGTGTGGAACTCTCCGTGCTGGAGTCGGTCGCGCTCGACGTGCCCTCGGGACGCGACGCCGGGGCGCGGCTGCTCGGCATGAGCCCGCGGCCGACGGCGGTGTTCTGCGCCAACGACCTGCTGGCCATGGGGGTGCTTCAGACGATGGTCGGCGCGGGCGTGCGGGTCCCGGAGGAGATGGCGATCGTCGGCTACGACGACATCGAGTTCGCCGGCGCCGCCGCGGTCCCGCTCAGTTCGGTCCGCCAGCCGGCCACCCGACTGGGCCGCACCGCGGCGGAGATCCTCATCGCCGAAACCTCGGGCGGCGACGAACGCCCGGAGCGCCAACAGATCGTCTTCCAGCCCGAGCTGGTCGTCCGGGCCTCCACGCGCGCCAGGTGA
- a CDS encoding MmcQ/YjbR family DNA-binding protein, which produces MGVASSRFLRMVDKLAEVECAEARDYTSFSVRGKRFGYYWPRTKTVGLKQTLSEQIALVSERPDVFEVQFTAGGFGWVVVHLPKIDADELTELVYEAWRLSAPEALVEEYPTP; this is translated from the coding sequence ATGGGTGTGGCCAGCAGTCGGTTCTTGCGGATGGTGGACAAGCTCGCCGAGGTCGAGTGTGCCGAGGCGAGGGACTACACGTCCTTCAGCGTGCGCGGCAAGCGGTTCGGCTACTACTGGCCGCGGACCAAGACAGTCGGGCTGAAGCAGACGCTGTCCGAGCAGATCGCCCTGGTCTCCGAGCGACCGGACGTGTTCGAGGTGCAGTTCACGGCCGGCGGCTTCGGCTGGGTCGTCGTGCACCTGCCAAAGATCGACGCCGACGAGCTCACCGAGCTGGTTTACGAAGCGTGGCGCTTGTCCGCCCCCGAAGCCCTCGTCGAGGAATACCCGACCCCCTAG
- a CDS encoding transposase, whose amino-acid sequence MTLGRAPRQGDLLRSTVDYCEGRVAAGSIYGVLHRECFSLFPDEMFADLFTDVGRRSVPPMIVAVVMVLQRVEGLSDREAVERFAFDTRWKYAAGGLDFDYPGFVHTVLVDMRARLARSARPDRIFETVLDVARQAGLVGCRRVLDSTPLYDAVATMDTITLIRSAIRGLLATAEAGLAARLRAVLTSGDDYAGAGKPLIDWDDQAAREALIDSRARDGFAMLTLMEGQKWTKCVDEAARLLATVLGQDLTEDSDGVFRIARRVAPDRVISTVDPETRHGHKTQARGFDGYKGHLAIDPDSEIVTATEVTPGNSGDAETAETLLSDILPSEAEAEAEAEAEAEAEAEAEAEAEAEAEAEAEAEAEAEAEAEAEAGDEGQAAVYGDAAYGAGELLERLDENGIHNGLKVQPPAAVKGHFPKDRFDIDLEQQTVTCPAGHTAPIRARERHAGAANFGVVCATCPLAAQCTTAKTGRTITISPHEAALAAGRARQTDPAWKADYRATRPKVERKIGHLMRHRHGGRRARVRGLRKVAADFSLLAAAVNLARLGVLGITRKAGGWAVTTA is encoded by the coding sequence GTGACGTTGGGACGCGCGCCGCGGCAGGGTGATCTGCTGCGATCGACGGTGGATTACTGTGAGGGCCGGGTCGCGGCGGGTTCGATTTATGGGGTGTTGCATCGGGAGTGCTTCAGTCTGTTCCCGGATGAGATGTTCGCGGATCTGTTCACCGATGTGGGTCGCCGGTCGGTGCCGCCGATGATCGTGGCGGTGGTGATGGTGTTGCAGCGTGTCGAGGGCCTGTCGGATCGGGAGGCGGTGGAGCGGTTCGCATTTGACACGCGCTGGAAGTACGCCGCCGGTGGCCTGGATTTCGACTATCCGGGGTTCGTGCACACCGTGCTGGTGGACATGCGGGCCCGGTTGGCCCGCTCGGCTCGGCCGGACCGGATCTTCGAGACGGTGCTGGATGTCGCGCGTCAGGCGGGTCTGGTCGGGTGCAGGAGGGTGCTGGACTCGACCCCGTTGTATGACGCGGTCGCGACGATGGACACCATCACCCTGATCCGCTCGGCGATCCGTGGTCTGCTGGCCACCGCTGAGGCCGGACTGGCCGCCCGGTTGCGGGCGGTGCTCACCTCCGGAGATGACTACGCCGGAGCGGGCAAACCCCTGATCGACTGGGACGACCAGGCCGCCCGGGAGGCGTTGATCGACTCCCGGGCCCGGGACGGGTTCGCGATGCTGACCCTGATGGAAGGCCAGAAGTGGACCAAGTGCGTGGATGAGGCCGCGCGCCTGCTGGCCACGGTGCTGGGCCAGGACCTGACCGAAGACAGCGACGGGGTGTTCCGGATCGCCCGCCGGGTCGCCCCGGACCGGGTCATCTCCACCGTCGATCCCGAAACCCGCCATGGCCACAAAACGCAGGCCCGCGGTTTCGACGGCTACAAAGGACATCTCGCCATCGACCCCGACAGTGAGATCGTCACCGCCACCGAAGTCACCCCCGGCAACAGCGGCGACGCCGAGACCGCCGAGACCCTCCTGTCCGACATCCTGCCCTCCGAAGCCGAAGCCGAAGCCGAAGCCGAAGCCGAAGCCGAAGCCGAAGCCGAAGCCGAAGCCGAAGCCGAAGCCGAAGCCGAAGCCGAAGCCGAAGCCGAAGCCGAAGCCGAAGCCGAAGCCGAAGCCGAAGCCGGGGATGAGGGTCAGGCCGCGGTATATGGGGATGCGGCCTATGGGGCGGGGGAATTGCTGGAAAGGCTGGACGAGAATGGGATCCACAATGGGCTCAAGGTGCAACCGCCGGCTGCGGTGAAAGGCCATTTTCCCAAGGACCGTTTCGATATCGACCTTGAGCAGCAGACCGTGACCTGCCCGGCCGGGCATACCGCACCCATTCGCGCCCGTGAGCGTCACGCTGGGGCGGCCAACTTCGGCGTCGTGTGCGCCACCTGCCCGCTGGCCGCACAGTGCACCACCGCCAAGACCGGCCGCACCATCACCATCAGCCCCCACGAAGCCGCACTGGCCGCCGGTCGTGCCCGCCAGACCGACCCCGCCTGGAAGGCTGACTACCGCGCCACCAGGCCCAAAGTCGAACGCAAGATCGGCCACCTGATGCGCCACCGCCACGGCGGACGACGGGCCCGTGTCCGAGGACTGCGGAAAGTGGCCGCTGATTTCTCGCTGCTGGCCGCCGCGGTCAACCTCGCTCGACTGGGCGTGCTCGGGATAACCCGCAAGGCAGGCGGATGGGCCGTGACGACCGCCTGA